AAAAGAGAGATATTATTGTTAATGATTTAAAAACCATTTCGAATAATTGGGAACTTTATTTTTTTCGGTTTAATGAATTAAACGAAAGCGAATTAGACTAATATTTGGCTAAAGACAGTTTTTATATAGAAGGTGCTATGTATATAGCATATTATGGAAAAGAACTCATCGGATTTAAACATTGGGATTTAATAGATCAATTATGTTCCTATTTTATTAATTCTATTTATGAGATAACAATAAAGAATAAAGATTTTGAGAAATTTTGTTTCCCAGACCAACCTGTTGAAGTTACTTTAACAAAAGAAAAAGAACTTATAAGTATCAAAATAGGTAATGAAAATCCCGTTTTTCTATACAAGGATATATTTATTAAAGAATTTTTAAATGCCTGTAAAAATCTTTATGAAAGAATAAATGGAAATTCTTATAAATTGGAAATTGAAAAGATAGAAGAAATTCGAAAATATTTAAAATAAAAAAAATGATTCTATTAATATTTTAGCAAAGTATAGTCAAAGTGAATTTCAAAAAATTTATGTGATTATTGAAACGAATTGAAATATATGACATCGGATGTATGCTACTATAAATTCGTTACAAGTACGTTTAACAAATCATAGTCACATCGAAATTTAATAATATGACAGCAAAAGATTATTGCATTGAAATACAAAAACTCTTAACGGAAGTCGGGGAATTAAATTGGGCAAAATGTTTTGAAAATTTCATATCAGAATTGGAACTATCAAAAGATAATTCAGCCTATAGAAAAATAATCTCAATATATGGAGGAATGGGGTCTTTTGATGATTTAATACTATATAAAGACGGTGTCCTCTGCCAAAAAGAAAACGACACTTTACATACATTAAAAAAGGAATTATACAAGAAAATGACCAGTTGGAAAGAAAGTGTTTATAATCCATCCGATTCAGATATCAAAAAACCTGGTAAATTTATTGAAACAGAAAGGTATTTCGAACCCGGAAACTATGATCACTTTTCACATAATGACTATTTGAAAGATAAATAACGTTCATCGTAGCACATGGGCTTTACTCGCTTCTATTCTACTCTTGAAAGTGTTTTTAATATGAAATCCATTTGTCTATCAAACCCCGTTTTTAAATCATCAGCCAGAAGCTGTACTTCGACGTCTGGCTTTATTCCTTTTGGATCATTTTTAAAATTCGGAGTTTTCATTTTGTACTGAAATACAGGTATCCATACCAATGTTTTAGAATAAGGCAGAACAAATGCCCGACCACCCGAATTACTATAATTACTTCCCTGAGAATATTCTCCATAAAATTTTCCAATTTTATATTCCCGCATTAATGCTAATAAATGCCCGGTGGTTGAAAAGCAACCTCCATTAATCAAAACACTAATATGCCCTTTGTAAAAATTTGGTTTATTTTGTTGTTTTTTAAACCACCAGTAATCAGCTGCACTATTGGTTGTTGAGTTGCAATTCAGTCCGTTTCTTTTCTTAGTTTCAGCTAAATTTATTTCTTCAATGCTTTCGGGATATTGCGCATAATGCTTCCAGCTTTTCACACTATTATACTTTGCGCCAACATAATCAAAATAGTAATAGGGTTTATCGATTAAATAAGAAAACAAATAATTGGCAATTTCCGCAGCTCCACCACTGTTATCGCGTAAATCAATAATTAGATTTTTAGTTTTCAGGCTGTCAAGCTTTGCGAAAAAAATATCTAATTGATTTTGCGCAATCTTTCTATCGGCCTCATTATAACCATTTCCAAAGGAATGAAACTTGAGAACAGCAATTTTATCTTTTCTAATTTCAGTTGTTAAAGGTTGAATGTTTTCGGTGGTGCTTTTTGTGAAGTTGTCAAAAGTAATTCCTTTTAATACTACTTTCTGCTTTTGGTTATTTTTGTCTATGCATTCAACTTCAAATTTTTCACTTTGGTTGTAAATAAAATAATAAAAAGGAAAATTCTTAAATTTCGTATTTAATCCTGTTTCATTTCGACCTTCAAGATGAATAATTTTTTTGACATCTTTTACTATCGCATCAATATTTTCTCCGTTTATTTTAAGAATCTGTAAACCTGAATAAGTCTTGTTTTCCTTTATTGAATTATCAAAATAATAATTATTTTTAATCTGATAAATACTGAATGGAAAAACGGGTTTTTCTTTTAACAATGCCGTAATTTGTCCTCTATCAACGGTTGTATGCCCATCTTTGATTTTTGCCATTAGGGTGGCTGTGAGTTTGTAATAATCTACAATGGAAAGATCTCCTTTGATCGAATTCTTCAAGTCAAAATAGGTTTTGTCAAATTCTTTTTTCGAACAAAACATAAACTGTCCCGGATGAATCGTATTTGTCAAGTTATATAGCTGCGTAAATTCTGAAGAAATACTATCTTTTTTTAACGTTTTATCTAACAATGATTTATGTTGTCCATAACTGAAATTCATCACAAAGCATAAAAACGGGAATATTATTTTCAAATTCATTATCTAATTATTATTCAGGCTTATTATTATTGAATGACACTTAAAACCAAATATATACATTGCGTTACTATGATACAAATATAAATACACTGGTTGTCTTTTGTTTTACTTTAAATCGTTGTTAACCGCACAGAAGATATAATAAAGAGTCTGCAATGTCCGGACGAAATACACGAAATCCTGTTTCAATATTAATCAATAAATCGACTGAACCGGATTACAAAATAAAACCGGAGAATGGCTTTGCTTTATAGAAAAGGAATTCTGGACAGATGATAATATGCTCTACTTCAAATTGGTTACAGAGGAGAAAGAAGACGGAAATATATATGTATTTTATAAGGTCAGAATAATTGAGCGATAAACATAGGATCTGATTGCCAATCAATCTGTTTGAGATAAAATATGGCAATCACTTTACCGAAACTTACATTTAAAGAATACATACTATTTCCTGTTCAGAGGGAGATCAAATCCCATTAACCGGCTCCTTTTCGAGAACTATTTTTTTATGTTTTGCCCCCCATTCGCTCAATTGATTCCATATAGGTACCAATTCCTGAGCAATGTCTGTCAGCTCATAATCTACTCTTGGAGGAACTTCTGCGTAAACAGTTCGCTTTACCAACCCTTCCTTTTCCAACTCCCGTAGTTGAAGCGTAAGCATACGTTCTGTAATACCATTGATCTGATTCCGCAATTCACTGAATCGTAACTTCCCCTTTTCAAGTTGACACAGGATCAGTAGTTTCCACCTACCGCCTATTTTGCATACTGCATAAGTCAGATTACAGCTTTCTACTATATAAGTCTCATTCAACATATTAGTTGAATTCTCTTTTCTTTTTCCCATTACTTACAAATTTGTTAGTACCATACAATTGAATGTGTAGCATACGAAAGTAGTAATTACCCGATACATTTGCCGTATATCTTAACATAAATTAATATGACATTATCAGAACAAGTAAATAAAGTATTGGCCTATATTCAGGACATTGAAGTGCCGGCAAATCTTACTCCCTGGGAAACAGGAAGAGCTTTTTATGAAAATTTTGTCCCCCTGGCAGGAGAAAAGGAAACTGTTTTTCAAATTGAAGAACAAACCCTGTTAAAAGACAACCATCCAATCCGGTTACGGATTTATCGCCCGAATGATACTGAAAAACTCCCCGTTATCATTTATTTCCACGGAGGTTGGTTTAACGCCGGAAGTTTGGAAACGCACGATACGCCACTACGCCAGCTAACCAATCGTTTACAGGCAATCATCATTGCAGTTGATTACCGGCTGGCACCGGAATATCCGTTTCCATTCGGATTAAATGATTGCGAATTTGCGATGCAGTGGATTATCGATAATGCAGTATCACTTCGTATCAATACCAACAAGATTTCGATTGCCGGTGATAGTGCGGGCGGCGCTTTAGCAGCAACTGTCACAAGAAAATTCCGTCAGCATACTATGGCACTGCTCCTTATTTATCCGGTTACCGATAATTCGCTGAAAACAGCTTCCTGGATTGAATTTCAAAATGGTCCGCTATTAGATTTAAAAGGCGGTATTCAGGCCTGGAATTGGTACTTACCCAACATAGAAGATCAAAATAATCCCGATGCCATTCCCCTATTGGCAAATGACTTTGAGGCATTACCTCCCACATTTATAGCCGTTGCAGAGTACGATCCGTTGCGGGATGAA
This region of Flavobacterium inviolabile genomic DNA includes:
- a CDS encoding S41 family peptidase yields the protein MNLKIIFPFLCFVMNFSYGQHKSLLDKTLKKDSISSEFTQLYNLTNTIHPGQFMFCSKKEFDKTYFDLKNSIKGDLSIVDYYKLTATLMAKIKDGHTTVDRGQITALLKEKPVFPFSIYQIKNNYYFDNSIKENKTYSGLQILKINGENIDAIVKDVKKIIHLEGRNETGLNTKFKNFPFYYFIYNQSEKFEVECIDKNNQKQKVVLKGITFDNFTKSTTENIQPLTTEIRKDKIAVLKFHSFGNGYNEADRKIAQNQLDIFFAKLDSLKTKNLIIDLRDNSGGAAEIANYLFSYLIDKPYYYFDYVGAKYNSVKSWKHYAQYPESIEEINLAETKKRNGLNCNSTTNSAADYWWFKKQQNKPNFYKGHISVLINGGCFSTTGHLLALMREYKIGKFYGEYSQGSNYSNSGGRAFVLPYSKTLVWIPVFQYKMKTPNFKNDPKGIKPDVEVQLLADDLKTGFDRQMDFILKTLSRVE
- a CDS encoding winged helix-turn-helix transcriptional regulator encodes the protein MGKRKENSTNMLNETYIVESCNLTYAVCKIGGRWKLLILCQLEKGKLRFSELRNQINGITERMLTLQLRELEKEGLVKRTVYAEVPPRVDYELTDIAQELVPIWNQLSEWGAKHKKIVLEKEPVNGI
- a CDS encoding alpha/beta hydrolase codes for the protein MTLSEQVNKVLAYIQDIEVPANLTPWETGRAFYENFVPLAGEKETVFQIEEQTLLKDNHPIRLRIYRPNDTEKLPVIIYFHGGWFNAGSLETHDTPLRQLTNRLQAIIIAVDYRLAPEYPFPFGLNDCEFAMQWIIDNAVSLRINTNKISIAGDSAGGALAATVTRKFRQHTMALLLIYPVTDNSLKTASWIEFQNGPLLDLKGGIQAWNWYLPNIEDQNNPDAIPLLANDFEALPPTFIAVAEYDPLRDEAVQYAEKLKTNGVNVTLNLYKGTTHGFFQMGGYIDDTEVLIQNMSDFFKTYSNTK
- a CDS encoding DUF6966 domain-containing protein; this encodes MTAKDYCIEIQKLLTEVGELNWAKCFENFISELELSKDNSAYRKIISIYGGMGSFDDLILYKDGVLCQKENDTLHTLKKELYKKMTSWKESVYNPSDSDIKKPGKFIETERYFEPGNYDHFSHNDYLKDK